The Changchengzhania lutea genomic sequence CATTAACCATGTTTATCGCCATTTGGTTGTTCATTACGCGAATCTTAAGCCCTTTTAAATCTTCTGGAATGCGAATGGGCTTGGAACTCGTATAGAAGCTACGACTCCCTGCATCATAATAACACAAGCCTCTTAACCAAAATTTTTCACCTTTTTGCAAAATAGACTTTCCAACTTCACCTTCTAAAACATCGAATTGATGCTGTTTGTCCCTAAATAAATAAGGAATGCCCAAAACATGGTATTCGGGCACAAAGTTGGATAATGTTGCAGCACTCACTTTGGTAATGGCAACGCTCCCTATTTGAAGTAATTCTAAAACCTCTCTCTCTGAACCTAGTTGGCCATCGGGAAATATTTTGACTTTTAAAGTTCCTCCAGATTTTTGTTCTAATGATTTCTGAAATTCAAGTATTCCTTTATGTACAGGATGTGTTTGAGGTAAGGTATGCCCTAAATACAAAACCTTTGTTCCATCATATTTTTTACATGAACTTAAACTTGCAACAAATACAGCTAAAAGAATTAATTTATATTTCATTTTTTTGTTCAATTATATTTATGAACTCATCTTGACTTTTTATATCTAAACTTAAAATAGAAATAATAAAAGTCCTGTTCCGAATTGGTCTTTATTTTCTAACTGCTTTTATAATAGCCAAAGCCTTTTTTACATCTTGCTCTAATTTGGGGTAATCTTTA encodes the following:
- a CDS encoding TRAP transporter substrate-binding protein, giving the protein MKYKLILLAVFVASLSSCKKYDGTKVLYLGHTLPQTHPVHKGILEFQKSLEQKSGGTLKVKIFPDGQLGSEREVLELLQIGSVAITKVSAATLSNFVPEYHVLGIPYLFRDKQHQFDVLEGEVGKSILQKGEKFWLRGLCYYDAGSRSFYTSSKPIRIPEDLKGLKIRVMNNQMAINMVNALGGSATPMAYGELYTAIQQGVVDGAENNPPSFVSSNHYEVSKYYTLDQHSSVPDVLLIGTKYWDTLSDQEKVWVQEAADESSQAQKQFWNESVEKSMATAKKAGVEIIIPDKSLFQEQSKSVLETFMKEHPEMSAIINKIKNQSL